A stretch of the Corythoichthys intestinalis isolate RoL2023-P3 chromosome 22, ASM3026506v1, whole genome shotgun sequence genome encodes the following:
- the LOC130910254 gene encoding voltage-dependent calcium channel gamma-6 subunit-like: protein MMWSTFLVTDEEGRTVAPAAAPTVGAAGGGGGPQAMGGLAGLMSGRSTFGGNKRRRTTAHAMTEAQEGKIKLAFFVAIVGVILTVLGVGTEFWVELAPPKSFYGNQTCPAMYYGLWKGCTKTLWVADIDPDRESCGPAELHGESNCTFFKYFTTGESAVMFQKTTHKNLSMASALLSLMSLALMVMGAICISMALSKEMVFFLKPASVCFILSGVLVLLCLLLFQQSVHWLLASDHSVPLHHNFSWSLSCVGCAGAILIVGGILFLLLALPQSTWQRCRHGAS, encoded by the exons ATGATGTGGTCCACCTTTCTGGTGACGGACGAGGAGGGCCGCACGGTGGCCCCGGCCGCCGCCCCCACGGTGGGAGCGGCAGGGGGTGGCGGTGGGCCCCAGGCCATGGGAGGCCTGGCAGGACTGATGAGCGGCCGCAGCACCTTTGGCGGGAACAAGCGACGTAGGACCACCGCGCACGCCATGACCGAAGCGCAGGAAGGAAAG ATCAAACTGGCGTTCTTCGTGGCCATCGTGGGCGTCATCCTGACCGTGCTCGGCGTTGGAACCGAGTTTTGGGTGGAACTGGCGCCGCCCAAAAGTTTCTACGGAAACCAGACATGCCCGGCGATGTACTACGGCCTGTGGAAGGGGTGTACCAAGACGCTGTGGGTGGCCGACATCGACCCAGACCGGGAGAGCTGCGGGCCCGCCGAGCTGCACGGAG AGTCCAACTGCACGTTCTTCAAGTATTTCACTACGGGCGAGAGCGCCGTTATGTTCCAAAAGACCACACATAAAA ACCTGAGCATGGCCTCGGCCTTGCTGTCGTTAATGAGCCTGGCGCTGATGGTGATGGGCGCCATTTGCATCAGCATGGCGCTCAGCAAGGAAATGGTATTTTTCCTCAAGCCCGCCTCTGTCTGCTTCATCCTCTCAG GCGTTCTGGTCCTTTTGTGCCTGCTGCTCTTCCAGCAGTCGGTCCACTGGTTGCTAGCCAGCGACCACTCGGTGCCTCTGCACCACAACTTCTCCTGGTCGCTGTCGTGCGTGGGCTGCGCCGGCGCTATCTTGATCGTGGGCGGCATCCTCTTCCTGCTCCTGGCGCTGCCCCAGAGCACCTGGCAGAGGTGCCGCCACGGCGCCAGCTAG